Genomic segment of Ignavibacteria bacterium:
AATTTGGAAATAAAAATAAATGTTTAATCCAATCAATAAATCATAAATCTATTTAGGAGGAATTATGTCGAGGAAAAAAATTTCCATTGTTGGGGGCGGACAAATCGGAGGAGTTTTAACTCAGCTTATCGCGCAAAAACAGTTGGGTGATGTCGTTCTTTACGATATTGTTGAGGATATGCCGCAGGGCAAATGTCTCGATATCGCAGAAGCATCTCGCGTTGATTATTTTGATGTTAATATTAAAGGAACGAATGACTATAAAGACATCGATGGCTCGGATATCGTTATCGTAACTGCCGGTTTACCGCGCAAGCCAGGGATGAGCCGTGATGACCTTCTTACTACTAATGCACAAATTATGAAAACCGTAGCGGAGAATGTTAAAAAGCACGCACCGAAATCTATTGTAATAGTAATTTCGAATCCACTAGATGCAATGGTAACTTTATTCAAAAATATTTCCGGATTCAAAGCAAATAAAGTCTTGGGACAAGCCGGCGTGCTCGATTCATCTCGATTCTCAACATTTATTGCGTGGGAACTTGGTGTATCAGTAAAAGATATTAATGCACTTGTTCTTGGCGGACATGGCGATACAATGGTTCCATTAGTAAGATATGCTAACGTCTATGGAATTCCCGTTATGGAACTTCTTGAAAGAAAATATAAAGATAAAGCCAAAGCCGAAGAAGTTATGAAGGCAATGGTTGAACGAACTAAAATGGCTGGCGGCGAAGTAGTTAAATTATTGAAAACAGGTTCAGCGTTTTATTCACCTGCATCTTCTACAATTGCGATGACTGAAGCCATCCTGAACGATGATAAGCGTGTCCTTCCAGTCTGTGCTTATCTTGATGGAGAATTTGGTGTGAAAGGTTATTATGTTGGTGTGCCAGCGGTTTTGGGCGCTAACGGAGTTGAAAAAATAATCGAGATAACATTGAACGCTGAAGAACAAGCTTTGATGGATAACTCTATTAACGCTGTGAAAACTCTTGTCGAGGATATGAAGAGATTAGGATTCTAAACTTAAAATTTCAAATGTAGAGCGAGTTTCACCTCGCTCTACGAATTTCATTCCTAATTTACTTCACAACCATCATCTTTTTTATGCTTGAGTAGTTGCCTGCATTAAGCTTATAAATATAAATCCCACTCGAAAGTTTTGAGGCATCAAAATTAACTACATAATCGCCTGCTTCCTTTTGCTCGTTGACCAATGTAGCGACTTCCCTCCCAAGAACATCGTAAACTTTGAGAGTTACAAAACTTACAGATGAAAGCTGATAGCTGATAACTGTATTTGGATTGAAGGGATTTGGGTAGTTCTGCTCAAGCTTGAATGAAAGTGGGATTGTATTCCCATCGGAATTTACGTTCTCAAACCTTAGTAACTCTCGCAATCCTAAAAATGTAATCTTATTACCTTCTTCAGCTGATATTCATCGGTAGAATTAATAAGGTTAATGTAATTAGGGGAGCTAATAATTTTATTAAGGTTTACTACTTAGATAAGCTATTTCTAGTTTACTAAAAGAATTGTATTGAAAGTAAATGAGTTCAAAATTGGAATCTTAGGTGTGAACTGAGGATGTCTTCGG
This window contains:
- a CDS encoding T9SS type A sorting domain-containing protein gives rise to the protein MSAEEGNKITFLGLRELLRFENVNSDGNTIPLSFKLEQNYPNPFNPNTVISYQLSSVSFVTLKVYDVLGREVATLVNEQKEAGDYVVNFDASKLSSGIYIYKLNAGNYSSIKKMMVVK
- the mdh gene encoding malate dehydrogenase, with amino-acid sequence MSRKKISIVGGGQIGGVLTQLIAQKQLGDVVLYDIVEDMPQGKCLDIAEASRVDYFDVNIKGTNDYKDIDGSDIVIVTAGLPRKPGMSRDDLLTTNAQIMKTVAENVKKHAPKSIVIVISNPLDAMVTLFKNISGFKANKVLGQAGVLDSSRFSTFIAWELGVSVKDINALVLGGHGDTMVPLVRYANVYGIPVMELLERKYKDKAKAEEVMKAMVERTKMAGGEVVKLLKTGSAFYSPASSTIAMTEAILNDDKRVLPVCAYLDGEFGVKGYYVGVPAVLGANGVEKIIEITLNAEEQALMDNSINAVKTLVEDMKRLGF